A window from Rhizobium sp. BG4 encodes these proteins:
- a CDS encoding amidohydrolase — protein MPRPDQLAAELVARMIAVRRHLHVNPELSNEEAETQAYLRAQLEAEGLADIRDVAGYGLSVDIAGTGGFSNRKVAVRADIDALPIEERSGVAFSSAKSGVMHACGHDAHAAMVFAAATHLHRHRDSFAGTVRFIFQPAEEAEPLGGRRIVEEGLLDDIDAAIGIHVDPYTETGKISVSGGPYTLASDIFDVIVRGTSAHAAKPAEGVDAIAAACAMVSELQKIVARETDAYDPLVVSITGIEGGGAYNVIADTVRLKGTIRSGSPATRLRARERVHEILQGLAAAHRATVEFKLIEGEPPVVNDAALAQLVSSAADQLFGAGTSIAAPGWTAADDFGFYSEKQPSVYFRLGIRNETEGSIYPLHHPQFRVDEAALRIGAETIAKVACEALGV, from the coding sequence ATGCCAAGGCCTGATCAGCTGGCTGCCGAGCTTGTCGCGCGGATGATTGCCGTGCGCCGGCACCTCCACGTCAATCCCGAGCTTTCCAACGAGGAGGCCGAAACCCAGGCCTATCTTCGAGCACAGCTTGAGGCCGAGGGACTGGCTGATATCCGTGATGTCGCGGGTTACGGCCTTTCGGTCGACATTGCAGGTACCGGCGGCTTCTCCAACCGCAAGGTCGCGGTGCGCGCCGATATCGACGCGCTGCCGATCGAGGAGCGCTCGGGCGTTGCGTTCTCTTCGGCGAAATCCGGTGTCATGCACGCCTGCGGGCACGATGCGCATGCGGCGATGGTCTTTGCCGCGGCCACTCACCTGCACCGGCATCGTGACAGCTTTGCCGGGACGGTCCGCTTCATCTTCCAGCCGGCTGAGGAAGCCGAGCCGCTCGGCGGGCGGCGTATCGTGGAGGAAGGCCTGCTTGATGATATCGACGCGGCGATCGGCATCCATGTCGATCCCTATACCGAGACCGGCAAGATCTCGGTCTCTGGCGGACCCTATACGCTGGCGAGCGATATTTTCGATGTCATCGTCAGGGGCACCTCCGCGCATGCCGCGAAACCGGCGGAAGGAGTCGATGCGATTGCCGCGGCCTGCGCCATGGTCTCGGAACTGCAGAAGATCGTTGCTCGGGAAACTGATGCCTATGATCCCCTGGTGGTGTCGATCACCGGTATCGAGGGAGGTGGCGCCTATAACGTCATTGCCGATACCGTGCGGCTGAAGGGAACGATCCGCAGCGGCAGCCCGGCTACCCGGCTTCGGGCCCGCGAGCGGGTTCATGAAATCCTGCAGGGGCTTGCCGCCGCCCACCGCGCAACGGTCGAGTTCAAGCTGATCGAGGGAGAGCCGCCTGTCGTCAATGACGCGGCGCTGGCGCAGCTCGTCTCGTCGGCGGCTGATCAGCTTTTCGGGGCGGGCACGTCGATTGCGGCGCCCGGCTGGACTGCGGCTGATGATTTCGGCTTCTACAGCGAGAAGCAGCCATCGGTTTATTTCAGGCTCGGCATTCGCAACGAGACCGAGGGCTCGATATACCCGCTGCACCATCCGCAATTCCGGGTCGATGAAGCCGCGCTGAGAATCGGCGCCGAGACGATTGCCAAGGTGGCATGCGAGGCGCTCGGCGTCTGA
- a CDS encoding TolC family outer membrane protein, which yields MHSGRRPLALSLLAAIALTQASCAQKPPATDPRTTGSISSGNSTVSSPPPATTGRSLEPVTDVESAVRRAINWHPAIREAAGKIKEQGELIADAKSGYLPSVGGGVNLGAENNDRGDWAPRFNLTATQMIYDFGKVSGRVEAESALEDARKAEFLASVDDVIRETALASVEVLRAEKLAVVANDQIGDVQAIGKLVAARTDQGASTRSDKLQAEARVQSAESRAIEIGAQKQRWASALNALVGATSPVQLGASMPSKLQTACAGATPIFEIVPAVVAAKSRKREADARVKLARAEMLPTLALEASGEFNMWDSNEDPDYVVGLKIKGDLYNGGSFQARQNAAKYAAQSSEAAVAAALFDVQKSWNESSAQVISLEALQKSLASRQPMMRETRDLYQKQFLDLGTRTLLDVLNADQELHSARFDEINTRFDLYKLNVECAYASGRLREVFGLTPPGVSDESANIKKVASAKPI from the coding sequence ATGCATTCAGGTCGCCGGCCGCTGGCCCTCAGCCTCCTCGCTGCGATTGCCCTTACCCAAGCCTCCTGCGCCCAGAAGCCGCCGGCAACGGACCCGCGTACGACCGGGTCTATCTCGAGTGGCAACAGCACGGTGTCATCGCCGCCGCCAGCCACGACCGGCCGTTCGCTGGAGCCGGTGACGGATGTGGAATCGGCTGTTCGGCGCGCAATCAACTGGCATCCTGCAATTCGCGAGGCTGCGGGCAAGATCAAGGAACAGGGCGAGCTGATCGCCGATGCGAAGTCCGGCTATCTGCCTTCGGTCGGCGGCGGCGTGAATCTCGGAGCCGAGAACAACGATCGCGGAGACTGGGCGCCGCGCTTCAATCTGACGGCGACGCAGATGATCTACGATTTCGGCAAGGTCTCCGGGCGCGTCGAGGCGGAATCGGCGCTTGAGGATGCGCGCAAGGCCGAGTTCCTGGCGAGCGTCGACGATGTCATCCGGGAAACGGCGCTGGCATCCGTCGAGGTGCTACGGGCCGAAAAGCTCGCTGTCGTCGCCAACGATCAGATCGGCGACGTCCAGGCGATCGGGAAGCTTGTGGCCGCACGCACCGATCAGGGCGCAAGCACGCGCTCCGACAAGCTGCAGGCCGAGGCCCGGGTGCAATCGGCTGAATCGCGGGCGATCGAGATCGGCGCGCAGAAGCAGCGTTGGGCCAGCGCCCTGAATGCACTGGTGGGCGCCACCTCGCCCGTGCAGCTCGGCGCATCGATGCCCTCGAAGCTGCAGACGGCCTGCGCCGGGGCGACGCCGATCTTCGAGATCGTTCCGGCCGTCGTCGCTGCCAAATCCCGCAAGCGCGAGGCCGATGCCCGCGTCAAGCTCGCCCGTGCCGAGATGCTGCCGACGCTGGCGCTCGAGGCATCCGGCGAATTCAACATGTGGGACAGCAACGAGGATCCCGACTACGTCGTCGGTCTGAAGATCAAGGGCGACCTCTATAACGGCGGCTCGTTCCAGGCCCGCCAGAACGCCGCGAAATATGCGGCGCAGTCATCGGAAGCGGCGGTCGCCGCCGCGCTCTTCGATGTGCAGAAGAGCTGGAATGAATCGAGTGCCCAGGTCATCAGCCTCGAGGCGCTGCAGAAATCGCTGGCGTCGCGCCAGCCGATGATGCGCGAAACACGCGATCTCTATCAGAAGCAGTTCCTCGATCTCGGCACCCGTACATTGCTCGATGTGCTGAATGCCGATCAGGAACTTCACTCGGCGCGCTTCGATGAAATCAACACGCGTTTCGACCTCTATAAGTTGAATGTAGAATGTGCTTATGCATCAGGCCGACTAAGAGAGGTCTTTGGGCTCACGCCACCGGGAGTGAGTGATGAAAGCGCTAACATTAAGAAAGTCGCTTCCGCCAAGCCGATCTGA
- a CDS encoding helix-turn-helix domain-containing protein, with the protein MRIAVLALEGLFDSGLTVTLDAFATANSLSGKLLGGTPRFDVTVVGVRKKVTSAQGLIIPVKPITPDLKPDWIIVPALRATTPETLLPSLQRPDVRQAKAQLLQWHQEGAQVGSSCIGTFLIADAGLLDGREATTSWSLAPFFRQRYPKVLLDETRMLVPSAIGVTAGAAMGHLDLALWLIRKASPELASLVSRYLLADIRSSQAFYIIPNHLAQADPLISHFERWSRDHLQEGFSLQEAAKALGTSTRSLQRRCQAVLGKSPLAYFQDLRVERAQALLHGSGMDVEAIATEVGYVDGATLRTLLRDRLGRGVRELRADLR; encoded by the coding sequence ATGCGCATTGCCGTCCTCGCCCTGGAAGGGCTGTTCGATTCCGGGCTCACGGTCACGCTCGACGCCTTTGCCACCGCAAACTCGCTGTCGGGAAAGCTGCTCGGCGGGACGCCGCGTTTCGATGTCACCGTCGTCGGCGTACGCAAGAAGGTCACCTCGGCGCAGGGGCTGATCATTCCGGTGAAGCCGATCACACCGGATCTGAAACCCGACTGGATCATCGTGCCCGCCCTCAGGGCAACGACGCCCGAGACATTGCTGCCATCGCTGCAGCGGCCGGACGTTCGCCAGGCCAAGGCCCAACTTCTGCAATGGCATCAGGAAGGTGCGCAGGTCGGCTCGTCCTGCATCGGAACGTTCCTGATTGCGGATGCCGGTCTTCTCGACGGGCGGGAAGCGACGACATCGTGGTCGCTCGCGCCGTTCTTTCGCCAGCGCTATCCGAAGGTTCTGCTCGATGAGACCCGTATGCTCGTTCCCTCGGCAATCGGCGTCACGGCCGGTGCCGCCATGGGGCATCTCGATCTCGCCCTTTGGCTGATCCGCAAGGCCAGCCCGGAATTGGCGTCGCTGGTATCGCGCTATCTTCTCGCAGATATCCGCTCGTCACAGGCCTTCTACATCATTCCCAATCATCTGGCGCAGGCCGACCCGCTGATTTCGCATTTCGAGCGATGGTCGCGCGATCACCTACAGGAAGGCTTCTCGCTGCAGGAGGCCGCCAAGGCGCTCGGCACCAGCACCCGTTCGCTTCAGCGGCGCTGCCAGGCGGTGCTCGGCAAGTCGCCGCTCGCCTATTTCCAGGATCTCCGGGTCGAGCGGGCACAGGCGCTCCTTCATGGCAGCGGTATGGATGTGGAAGCCATCGCCACCGAGGTCGGCTATGTCGACGGCGCTACGTTGCGTACACTGCTGCGAGACCGGTTGGGGCGAGGGGTCCGTGAACTCCGGGCCGATCTGCGCTGA
- a CDS encoding type I secretion system permease/ATPase, with translation MALADDTPAAFEQRSGATAAVASNTADDPRGLRWIEIVGRLAQHYGITHSRSANSYLPIMQETASPLRRIEKLARRFGLDVKPVEPVVSGITGRRLPLLLELKDGAVGLITEIRDGEAKITFAEDNGQWTWIETSYLQDGIAHLLIARDARTRTDERVDAYIAPDTHGWFRKLALNDLRPYGYVLLASLIANALSVTGVIFSMQVYDRVVPANSMSTLVVLFIGVMLAVVFDFIMRKIRTLIIDVLGKRADIKISDVVFGHALRVRNQNRPKATGTFIAQLRDLEQVRDLFTSTTVAAIADLPFFFLFLALMALIGGWLAVIPAVALLLMIAPGLLAQRRLRACAGQAMREASLRNAMLVEAVQGIEDIKALQAESVFQEKWNTFNTASADAQVRLRYITSILTGWGHSIQTSVFAVIVFCGAPIVMKGDMSTGSLVACSILGSRMMAPMAQLTQVLSRFQHAKLGLHSLNTIMKMPVDHPPAETRLSVGSLLGQYQLSNTLYYYGQPVGKPALSVAELKIDAGETIALLGKNGAGKSTLLQALSGQIEPASGEVLIDNLAMEQIDPNDLRREVGLLTQNSRLFHGTIRENILLGAQSASQQALLDALQMTGADDFIRIMPKGLDHLIDEGGRGLSGGQQQALLLSRLLIRNPSVVLLDEPTASMDEATERLFIRRFSVWCRGKTVVIATHRMRVLDLIERVVALDQGRIVLDAPKEQALRALRGEPAPQTPETAIAQRERLERAFEQRPVQERSSP, from the coding sequence ATGGCTCTTGCAGACGACACTCCCGCAGCATTCGAACAGCGAAGCGGGGCCACGGCCGCAGTCGCATCGAACACAGCAGATGATCCGCGTGGCCTGCGCTGGATCGAGATCGTCGGCAGGCTCGCGCAGCACTACGGCATCACGCATTCCCGGTCTGCCAACAGCTACCTGCCGATCATGCAGGAGACGGCGTCGCCGTTGCGCCGCATCGAGAAGCTCGCTCGCCGCTTCGGCCTGGATGTGAAGCCGGTTGAACCGGTGGTCAGCGGCATCACCGGCCGGCGCCTGCCGCTGCTTTTGGAATTGAAGGACGGCGCGGTTGGCCTGATCACGGAGATCAGGGATGGTGAGGCCAAGATCACCTTTGCCGAGGATAACGGCCAGTGGACATGGATCGAGACATCCTATCTGCAGGATGGCATTGCCCATCTGCTGATCGCGCGAGACGCCCGCACACGGACCGACGAACGGGTGGATGCCTATATCGCGCCCGATACGCATGGCTGGTTCCGCAAGCTGGCGCTCAATGATCTTCGCCCCTACGGCTATGTGCTGCTTGCCTCGCTGATCGCCAACGCGTTGTCGGTGACCGGCGTGATCTTCTCGATGCAGGTCTATGACCGCGTCGTGCCCGCCAATTCGATGAGCACGCTGGTCGTGCTGTTCATCGGCGTCATGCTCGCCGTGGTCTTCGATTTCATCATGCGGAAGATCAGGACGCTGATCATCGACGTGCTCGGAAAACGCGCCGATATCAAGATTTCGGACGTGGTCTTCGGTCATGCGCTACGGGTGCGCAACCAGAACCGGCCGAAGGCGACCGGAACCTTCATCGCGCAGCTGCGCGATCTCGAGCAGGTCCGTGATCTCTTCACCTCGACGACCGTCGCGGCGATCGCCGATCTCCCCTTCTTCTTCCTCTTCCTGGCGTTGATGGCGCTGATCGGCGGATGGCTTGCGGTCATCCCCGCGGTGGCGCTGCTGCTGATGATCGCTCCCGGATTGCTCGCCCAGCGCCGCCTGCGGGCATGCGCCGGCCAGGCGATGCGCGAGGCGTCGCTGCGCAATGCGATGCTGGTCGAGGCGGTTCAGGGCATCGAGGATATCAAGGCGCTGCAGGCCGAAAGCGTGTTTCAGGAAAAGTGGAATACGTTCAATACGGCAAGCGCTGATGCCCAAGTCCGGCTGCGCTACATCACCAGCATCCTCACCGGCTGGGGCCACAGCATCCAGACCAGCGTCTTTGCGGTCATCGTCTTCTGCGGCGCGCCGATCGTCATGAAGGGCGACATGAGCACTGGCTCGCTGGTCGCCTGCTCGATCCTCGGTTCGCGGATGATGGCGCCGATGGCGCAGCTGACGCAGGTCTTGAGCCGGTTTCAGCATGCCAAGCTCGGTCTGCACAGCCTCAATACGATCATGAAGATGCCGGTTGATCATCCGCCGGCGGAAACGCGGCTCTCGGTCGGCTCGTTGCTCGGGCAGTACCAGCTCAGCAATACGCTCTATTATTACGGCCAGCCCGTCGGCAAACCGGCGCTTTCGGTGGCGGAACTGAAGATCGATGCCGGCGAGACGATTGCCCTGCTCGGCAAGAATGGCGCGGGAAAATCGACCCTGCTTCAGGCCTTGTCAGGGCAGATCGAACCTGCCTCCGGCGAGGTGCTGATCGACAATCTCGCCATGGAGCAGATCGATCCCAACGATCTCCGCCGCGAAGTCGGTTTGCTGACGCAGAACTCGCGGCTGTTTCACGGCACCATACGCGAAAACATCCTGCTCGGTGCGCAGAGCGCCTCTCAACAAGCGCTGCTTGACGCCCTCCAGATGACCGGCGCCGACGACTTCATCCGCATCATGCCGAAGGGCCTTGATCACCTGATCGATGAAGGCGGGCGAGGTCTTTCCGGCGGCCAGCAGCAGGCGTTGCTCCTGTCGCGGCTGCTGATCCGTAATCCATCCGTCGTGCTGCTCGACGAGCCGACGGCCTCGATGGACGAAGCGACCGAGCGGCTTTTCATCCGGCGGTTTTCCGTCTGGTGCCGCGGCAAGACGGTGGTGATCGCCACGCACCGGATGCGGGTTCTCGATCTGATCGAGCGTGTTGTGGCGCTCGATCAGGGCCGGATCGTGCTCGACGCGCCGAAGGAGCAGGCGTTGCGGGCTCTCAGAGGCGAACCGGCGCCGCAGACACCGGAGACGGCGATCGCCCAGCGCGAGCGCCTCGAGCGAGCCTTCGAGCAACGTCCTGTTCAGGAGCGGAGCAGCCCATGA
- a CDS encoding Ig-like domain-containing protein, translating into MLTGQGEAGATATVYNALGIAVGTAIVAAGGAFSVTLSPAQANGGALTVVLEDAAHNISDPGSILTPDLLPPDAPTGLAVNASGTELTGTGEAGTTVTVVDTDGNVVGTGVVHADGTFSIGLSPAQVDGGALEIELRDTAGNISLPGSILAPGLDFQLTDASATATLDRTVTDIPEARPSTASDTQFDLLGLNIGNLASVNLGSANQPVVNFNLGGANNHVALDLGISGALQIGLLSSYTVIIERFQNGAWVRPGDLGNQVHNGILDLDLLGLGSTHAVISLDDIPAGTYRATLVPDAGVNIGVALTRDISVVATDLTEQVNVSVGEKATGNFIASSATGSVDDLQVGSVNFDGHAHAMVNGSVSVTGDFGTLLIHADGSYTYTPDTGVAAGGTDHFAVTVFDPDTGNALTADLSIDVDIHDASSATAAASSISTLAFAETDAVDASSATTHATAERTDSSTHDTGDSASHATGDETAGLVPDQGGQEIDLSGLSAISHDAPATDTGSAAPVAVETHEVAAPVETAATVTIDPFEPIKPDDDLTTHKLPVV; encoded by the coding sequence CTGCTCACCGGCCAGGGCGAAGCAGGTGCGACGGCGACGGTCTATAACGCCCTTGGCATCGCCGTCGGCACGGCGATCGTGGCCGCAGGCGGTGCCTTCAGCGTCACTCTGTCCCCGGCACAAGCCAATGGCGGCGCGCTGACGGTGGTGCTCGAAGATGCCGCACACAATATCTCCGATCCCGGATCGATCCTGACACCGGACCTGCTGCCACCGGATGCGCCGACAGGCCTTGCCGTCAATGCATCGGGCACCGAGCTGACGGGCACGGGCGAGGCTGGAACCACGGTCACCGTCGTTGATACCGATGGCAATGTCGTCGGTACCGGCGTGGTTCACGCCGACGGCACCTTTAGTATCGGCCTGTCGCCGGCGCAGGTCGATGGCGGCGCTCTGGAGATCGAGCTCAGGGATACCGCCGGCAACATCTCGCTTCCCGGCAGCATTCTCGCGCCAGGGCTCGACTTCCAGCTCACCGATGCCAGCGCCACGGCGACGCTCGATCGCACCGTGACGGATATCCCCGAAGCGAGGCCCTCCACTGCATCCGATACGCAGTTCGATCTACTCGGGCTCAACATTGGAAATCTTGCAAGCGTCAACCTCGGCTCGGCAAACCAGCCGGTCGTAAACTTCAATCTCGGTGGGGCAAACAACCATGTCGCCCTCGATCTCGGGATATCGGGCGCGCTGCAGATCGGCCTGCTGAGCAGCTACACAGTCATCATCGAGCGCTTCCAGAATGGCGCCTGGGTGCGTCCGGGCGATCTCGGCAATCAGGTGCATAACGGCATCCTCGATCTCGATCTGCTCGGTCTGGGCAGCACCCATGCCGTGATCAGCCTCGACGACATACCGGCCGGCACCTACCGCGCAACGCTGGTTCCCGACGCCGGGGTCAATATTGGTGTTGCCCTGACACGCGACATATCCGTGGTGGCAACGGATCTGACGGAACAGGTCAATGTCAGCGTCGGAGAAAAGGCGACCGGCAATTTCATCGCCAGCTCCGCGACCGGCAGCGTCGATGACCTCCAGGTCGGCTCGGTCAATTTCGACGGCCATGCGCACGCGATGGTCAATGGCAGCGTCAGCGTCACCGGCGATTTCGGCACACTGCTGATCCATGCCGACGGCAGCTACACCTACACGCCGGATACCGGCGTCGCGGCGGGCGGTACGGATCATTTCGCGGTGACGGTCTTCGACCCCGATACCGGCAATGCGCTGACCGCCGATCTGAGCATCGATGTCGATATCCATGACGCCTCGTCCGCCACGGCTGCGGCATCCAGCATCTCGACCCTTGCTTTTGCCGAGACCGATGCGGTGGACGCAAGCAGCGCGACGACGCATGCGACGGCCGAACGCACTGATAGCTCCACCCATGATACCGGCGATTCAGCCAGCCATGCCACCGGCGACGAGACGGCGGGGCTGGTGCCGGATCAAGGTGGCCAGGAGATCGATCTCAGTGGTCTTTCGGCCATCTCGCACGATGCCCCGGCAACGGACACGGGATCGGCGGCCCCGGTAGCTGTGGAGACGCACGAGGTCGCGGCTCCCGTCGAGACTGCTGCGACTGTGACGATCGATCCGTTCGAGCCGATCAAGCCGGATGACGATCTGACCACGCATAAGCTTCCTGTCGTGTGA
- a CDS encoding carboxy terminal-processing peptidase, whose amino-acid sequence MRIHYGIFGLFLAVAPSAYALEAAPPVLEPLKQQGQAAQMSAQFLTRYSYRPVPLDDDLSAKIMDSYIKALDPDRTIFLQTDIDKFMADKGKIDDAIAQQNLQIPFSIFNTYEKRVVDRMNYARGLLKQNFDFNAHEDFAVLRDKAPWPKSEAEADDLWRKRVKSDWLRLKLGGKDDAAIRDTLDKRYENTLERAYKYKSEDVFQTFMDAYATSVDPHTDYFGAAASADFDISMKLSLVGIGAVLQERDDYTTIRELVPGGPAQLSGKLAVGDRIVGVGQGEKGPIKDVMGTRLDEVVQMIRGEKDSVVRLDILPAEAGAEGSHHIISLVRDKISLEKQAARKDILTVKDGDATRKVGVITLPAFYEDFEARRKGDKDYKSASRDVAKLLLELKQEGVDSVLLDIRNNGGGSLSEAIDLTGLFIGNGPVVQQRGSDGKVAVQKADFKAPVWSGPLGVLINRGSASASEIFAAAIQDYGRGVIIGEQSFGKGTVQTVVDLDEMANNSKPKFGELKVTIAQFFRINGGTTQLRGVTPDISLPGLSDPSTFGETSYDNALPWTQIKAAKYSPEGDVTAMLPELLSRHDARVKNDPDYKSLLEDIADLKAQREKGTISLNEAERRKELAAREARLKSRAAVTGGDDPDADDGLQSNERSLSADLAIENARKKAKDVLLTEAAAIVSDEADLLQASPKAAQK is encoded by the coding sequence ATGCGCATACACTACGGAATATTCGGTCTTTTCCTTGCAGTTGCGCCGTCCGCGTATGCCCTGGAAGCTGCCCCGCCTGTCCTTGAGCCGCTGAAGCAGCAGGGCCAGGCAGCCCAGATGAGCGCGCAATTTCTGACGCGCTACAGCTACCGGCCGGTTCCGCTCGACGATGATCTCTCGGCCAAGATCATGGATAGCTACATCAAGGCGCTCGATCCCGACCGGACGATTTTCCTGCAGACGGACATCGATAAATTCATGGCCGACAAGGGCAAGATCGATGATGCGATCGCCCAGCAGAACCTGCAGATCCCGTTCTCGATCTTCAATACCTATGAGAAGCGGGTCGTCGACCGCATGAATTATGCGCGCGGCCTCCTCAAGCAGAATTTCGATTTCAACGCGCACGAGGATTTCGCCGTGCTGCGCGACAAGGCGCCGTGGCCGAAATCCGAGGCGGAGGCCGATGATCTCTGGCGCAAGCGCGTCAAGAGCGACTGGCTGCGCCTTAAGCTCGGCGGCAAGGATGACGCGGCGATCCGCGATACGCTCGACAAGCGCTACGAGAATACGCTGGAGCGCGCCTACAAATACAAGAGCGAAGACGTCTTCCAGACGTTCATGGACGCCTATGCGACCTCGGTCGATCCGCACACCGATTATTTCGGCGCGGCGGCTTCCGCCGATTTCGATATTTCGATGAAGCTTTCCCTGGTCGGCATCGGCGCCGTGCTGCAGGAGCGCGACGACTATACGACGATCCGCGAGCTCGTTCCCGGCGGTCCGGCACAACTGTCCGGCAAGCTTGCCGTCGGCGACCGTATCGTCGGCGTAGGGCAGGGGGAAAAGGGTCCGATCAAGGACGTGATGGGCACGCGCCTCGACGAGGTCGTGCAGATGATCCGCGGCGAGAAGGATTCCGTCGTGCGGCTCGATATCCTGCCGGCTGAGGCCGGCGCGGAGGGCAGCCATCACATCATCAGCCTGGTGCGCGACAAGATCAGTCTCGAAAAGCAGGCTGCCCGCAAGGACATTCTCACAGTCAAGGACGGCGACGCCACGCGCAAGGTCGGCGTCATCACGCTGCCGGCCTTCTATGAGGATTTCGAAGCGCGCCGGAAGGGCGACAAGGATTACAAGAGCGCCAGCCGCGATGTCGCGAAGCTTCTGCTTGAGCTGAAGCAGGAGGGCGTCGACAGCGTCCTGCTCGACATCCGCAACAATGGCGGCGGCTCGCTCAGCGAAGCGATCGACCTGACGGGCCTGTTCATCGGCAACGGCCCGGTCGTGCAGCAGCGCGGCAGCGACGGCAAGGTGGCCGTGCAGAAGGCAGACTTCAAGGCTCCGGTCTGGAGCGGCCCGCTTGGCGTGCTGATCAATCGCGGCTCGGCTTCGGCTTCCGAAATCTTTGCAGCGGCCATCCAGGATTACGGCCGTGGCGTGATCATCGGCGAGCAGAGCTTCGGCAAGGGCACGGTGCAGACCGTCGTCGACCTCGACGAAATGGCCAATAACAGCAAGCCGAAGTTCGGCGAACTGAAGGTCACCATCGCGCAGTTCTTCCGCATCAATGGCGGCACGACGCAGCTGCGTGGCGTAACCCCCGATATCAGCCTGCCTGGTCTTTCGGACCCGTCGACCTTCGGCGAGACGAGCTATGACAACGCGCTGCCCTGGACGCAGATCAAGGCCGCGAAATATTCGCCGGAAGGCGACGTCACGGCGATGCTGCCGGAATTGCTGAGCCGACACGACGCGCGCGTGAAGAACGATCCTGATTACAAGAGCCTGCTGGAAGACATTGCCGACCTGAAGGCGCAGCGCGAGAAGGGCACCATTTCGCTGAACGAGGCCGAGCGCCGCAAGGAGTTGGCAGCCCGTGAGGCCCGGCTGAAGTCCCGCGCAGCGGTGACCGGTGGCGACGACCCCGATGCCGACGACGGCCTGCAGTCGAACGAACGCAGTCTGAGCGCCGATCTCGCGATCGAAAATGCCCGCAAGAAGGCAAAGGACGTGCTCTTGACCGAAGCTGCCGCCATCGTCTCCGACGAAGCGGATCTGCTGCAGGCGTCGCCGAAGGCCGCTCAGAAGTAA
- a CDS encoding NmrA family NAD(P)-binding protein, whose translation MQPTILIGGATGATGSAAAKILLEKGFGVRALAHKEDGRSGQLKALGAEVFVADLLDFRAVRRAFDGIKRAYFVYPMRPGLVQATAHFAQAALEASAEFIVNMSQKTARSDAPSDSAQQHWLAERIFDRAGTPVAHLHPTAFCEWLLYMRKMIREGRYAVAFQPTGRFAPIAAEDQGAVIAAILADPTGHAGKTYPLTGPVELTPPEIAETVGNTLGKTVRYETITGEQWVLEVAGQDIPFLTQHIKAIAEMHRDGLMAGTSDFVERITGRAPMTLAEFVDKHRAVWL comes from the coding sequence ATGCAACCCACCATCCTGATCGGCGGTGCTACCGGCGCGACGGGCAGCGCCGCCGCGAAAATCCTCCTGGAGAAAGGCTTCGGCGTCAGGGCCTTGGCGCACAAGGAAGATGGCCGATCTGGGCAGCTCAAGGCTCTTGGCGCTGAAGTCTTCGTCGCTGATCTTCTGGATTTCCGTGCTGTCCGCCGGGCTTTTGACGGGATCAAGCGTGCCTATTTCGTCTATCCGATGCGGCCGGGCCTGGTGCAGGCCACGGCGCATTTCGCACAGGCCGCGTTGGAAGCCAGCGCGGAATTCATCGTCAACATGTCACAGAAGACTGCGCGCTCCGACGCGCCGAGCGACTCGGCGCAGCAGCACTGGCTGGCGGAACGCATCTTCGATCGGGCGGGAACGCCGGTCGCCCACCTGCATCCGACCGCCTTCTGCGAATGGCTGCTCTACATGCGCAAGATGATCCGCGAGGGCCGCTACGCCGTCGCCTTCCAGCCAACGGGCCGCTTCGCACCGATCGCCGCCGAAGATCAGGGCGCCGTCATCGCCGCCATTCTTGCCGATCCCACCGGTCACGCTGGCAAGACCTATCCGCTGACCGGTCCTGTTGAGCTGACGCCGCCCGAGATCGCCGAGACCGTCGGCAATACGCTCGGCAAGACGGTGCGCTACGAGACAATTACCGGCGAGCAATGGGTCCTCGAAGTCGCCGGCCAGGACATCCCGTTCCTGACGCAGCACATCAAGGCGATTGCCGAAATGCATCGTGACGGGCTGATGGCGGGCACCAGCGATTTTGTCGAGCGGATAACCGGCCGGGCGCCGATGACGCTCGCAGAATTCGTCGACAAGCACCGCGCCGTCTGGCTCTGA